A window of the Novipirellula caenicola genome harbors these coding sequences:
- a CDS encoding M13 family metallopeptidase, with translation MCGITSSLVSATLHAQQTVSAATSAVSGIDKSLFSESVSPGENFYKYANQKWLETTQIPGDKSDYGIFTILNDQTREQVRELIEESAAKKSSKGSAAQKIGDLYRSVTDMQSRNEAGISPIEPLVATIDSATSKAELAKVLGSLSRNGVYGPFASFVGVDAKKSDQYTVYVTQAGLTLPDRDYYLEDVPRYVELREQLKVYIRDLLSQFGEVSDADVENVYKIEHAIAQAQWTKTENRDPDKTYNAMTAAELAKKFGSFDWTAYAKATGLQKQDKYVVRQPSYIDAFATQFVETDLAAWKAYLKFRLLDAYASELTESLEQRHFDFHYTAISGITEQEPLWKRAVNTTSSVLGELVGQVYVERHFKPEAKERMNELVENLKQAFAKRIESRDWMSEGTKKQAIEKLGLFTTKIGYPDQWKDYSKLSIDPDSLASNIIASANFEHERDLQKLGGPIDRDEWHMTPQTINAYYNPTMNEIVFPAAILQPPFFNMAADDAVNYGAIGAVIGHELSHGFDDKGSKYDGHGNLRMWWTPSDREEFERRAAILSKQYSEFEPVEGNFVNGDLTLGENIGDLGGLSLAYEAYQLSLDGKEAPVIDGLTGDQRFFLGWSQIWRRLYREQELLKRLITDPHSPSEYRVNGIVRNMDAWYKAFDVKPSDPLYLPPEERVRIW, from the coding sequence TTGTGCGGTATCACCAGCTCGCTGGTTTCGGCAACGCTTCATGCACAACAAACGGTTTCGGCAGCGACATCCGCTGTGTCCGGGATCGACAAATCGCTGTTTAGTGAAAGTGTTTCACCGGGTGAGAACTTTTACAAATATGCCAATCAGAAATGGTTGGAAACGACCCAAATTCCTGGAGACAAGTCGGACTACGGCATCTTCACGATTTTGAATGACCAGACTCGCGAGCAAGTCCGTGAATTGATCGAAGAGTCGGCGGCGAAAAAAAGTAGCAAGGGCTCGGCGGCACAAAAGATCGGCGACTTGTACCGCAGCGTGACGGACATGCAATCGCGGAACGAGGCTGGAATTTCACCGATTGAACCTTTGGTCGCCACCATCGATTCGGCAACATCCAAAGCCGAGCTTGCTAAAGTGCTTGGATCGTTGTCGCGAAACGGTGTCTACGGTCCGTTTGCATCGTTCGTCGGAGTGGATGCGAAAAAAAGTGATCAGTACACCGTGTACGTCACTCAGGCGGGATTGACGCTGCCGGATCGTGATTACTATCTCGAAGACGTACCACGTTACGTCGAGCTTCGCGAGCAATTGAAGGTCTACATTCGTGATCTGCTAAGCCAGTTCGGCGAGGTGAGTGACGCGGATGTCGAAAACGTTTACAAGATTGAACATGCAATCGCCCAGGCTCAGTGGACAAAGACTGAGAATCGAGATCCCGACAAAACCTACAACGCGATGACTGCGGCCGAGTTGGCTAAAAAGTTTGGCAGTTTCGATTGGACGGCTTATGCCAAAGCGACTGGGCTGCAGAAGCAAGACAAGTACGTCGTCCGCCAACCAAGTTACATCGATGCCTTTGCAACTCAGTTTGTCGAGACCGATTTGGCAGCTTGGAAAGCCTACTTGAAATTTCGCTTGCTCGACGCCTACGCCTCGGAATTGACCGAGTCGCTTGAACAGCGTCACTTTGATTTTCATTACACCGCGATCAGCGGGATCACCGAGCAAGAGCCGCTATGGAAACGGGCGGTCAACACGACGAGCAGTGTGTTGGGCGAGCTTGTCGGCCAAGTTTATGTGGAACGGCATTTCAAGCCCGAAGCAAAAGAACGGATGAATGAGTTGGTCGAAAACTTGAAGCAAGCCTTCGCAAAACGGATTGAGTCGCGAGATTGGATGAGTGAAGGAACCAAGAAACAAGCGATCGAGAAGCTGGGGTTGTTCACCACCAAGATCGGCTATCCCGATCAATGGAAAGACTATTCAAAACTGAGTATCGATCCCGATTCGTTGGCGTCCAATATCATCGCATCGGCAAATTTCGAGCACGAGCGGGATTTGCAAAAGTTAGGCGGTCCAATCGATCGCGACGAATGGCACATGACACCGCAAACGATCAACGCCTACTACAACCCGACGATGAACGAGATCGTTTTTCCGGCGGCGATCTTGCAGCCACCGTTTTTCAATATGGCGGCGGACGATGCGGTGAACTACGGCGCGATTGGTGCCGTGATCGGGCACGAATTGAGCCACGGATTTGATGACAAGGGCAGCAAATATGATGGTCATGGCAATCTGCGAATGTGGTGGACCCCGAGCGACCGCGAAGAATTCGAGCGTCGCGCTGCCATCTTGTCAAAACAGTACAGCGAATTCGAGCCGGTCGAAGGCAACTTCGTCAACGGTGACCTGACGCTTGGTGAAAACATCGGCGATCTGGGTGGATTGAGCCTGGCGTACGAGGCTTACCAATTGTCGCTTGACGGCAAAGAGGCACCCGTGATCGATGGCTTGACCGGGGACCAACGTTTCTTTTTGGGATGGTCGCAAATTTGGCGACGTTTGTATCGCGAGCAAGAGTTGTTGAAGCGATTGATTACCGATCCTCACAGCCCGAGCGAGTATCGCGTCAACGGAATCGTCCGCAACATGGATGCTTGGTACAAGGCGTTTGACGTCAAGCCAAGTGATCCGTTGTACCTGCCACCGGAAGAACGCGTCCGCATTTGGTAG
- a CDS encoding protein-L-isoaspartate(D-aspartate) O-methyltransferase encodes MGDDDFQHQRAQLIRDELPQLGIHDEAVLHAMMSVPREHFVSEKNREFAYRNAPLPIGFGQTISQPLIVAYMIEASQLASHERLLEIGTGSGYAAAVMSKIAKEVLTVERHPKLAESARKRLKRLGYENIRVFQSDGTLGLPEHAPFAAIIVAACGPSVPPPLLQQLELGGRLVIPVGEKQGSQKLVRVTRQAENKFKHEELGFVHFVPLVGEAGW; translated from the coding sequence ATGGGCGACGATGATTTTCAACATCAGCGAGCACAATTGATCCGCGACGAGTTGCCACAACTTGGCATCCATGACGAAGCGGTCCTGCATGCGATGATGTCGGTCCCGCGAGAACACTTTGTCAGCGAAAAGAATCGCGAATTCGCCTATCGCAACGCCCCGCTGCCCATTGGTTTTGGGCAAACCATCTCGCAACCACTGATTGTCGCCTACATGATCGAGGCCTCGCAGTTGGCGTCGCACGAGCGATTGCTCGAAATCGGCACCGGATCTGGATACGCCGCCGCCGTGATGTCGAAAATTGCAAAGGAGGTTTTGACCGTCGAGCGGCACCCCAAACTTGCTGAATCGGCACGCAAGCGACTGAAGCGACTCGGTTATGAAAATATCCGCGTCTTTCAATCCGACGGCACCCTCGGGTTACCCGAGCACGCCCCTTTCGCCGCCATCATTGTCGCGGCGTGCGGCCCCAGCGTGCCTCCGCCACTGCTTCAACAACTCGAACTCGGAGGACGCCTGGTCATTCCCGTAGGCGAGAAACAGGGATCTCAAAAACTGGTTCGCGTGACGCGGCAAGCGGAAAACAAATTCAAGCACGAAGAATTAGGATTCGTACACTTCGTACCGCTCGTCGGTGAAGCGGGCTGGTAG
- a CDS encoding C1 family peptidase encodes MTSFTPEAFGWCPDITDPRDFPFTQGILTNRPATLAPTTPSPPTLARPLNSLPDFLATSRLPAAQILDEETLQLHPRNDGPDHSTAAVMSLSLVDWLSRRWRGIPLNRSVKFLHQMTIRTQGGGGVMGVGLRATLKTLVRFGAPPEPMWPSNSPAADFPTDPMLFAFRGDYANLKFYRIDDRSSSANDTLIAIKQWLASGAPCLFGFSVPDCLTTHSWIPHEHDRSGILGGTAAIAMGYDDDFVENAPRPELRGALRIRCGWGDQWGEHGYGWLPYRYVLERWAIDFWGVHYPQRPSVSE; translated from the coding sequence ATGACATCATTTACTCCTGAGGCGTTTGGCTGGTGTCCCGATATCACCGATCCGCGAGACTTTCCGTTCACCCAGGGCATCTTAACCAACCGTCCCGCGACACTCGCCCCAACAACACCGTCCCCGCCAACACTCGCCCGCCCGCTGAATTCACTGCCGGACTTTTTGGCCACTTCGCGATTGCCGGCTGCACAAATTTTGGACGAAGAAACACTGCAGCTGCATCCACGCAACGACGGTCCAGATCATTCGACCGCTGCAGTGATGAGCTTGTCATTGGTCGATTGGCTCAGCCGACGGTGGCGTGGCATCCCACTGAACCGCAGTGTCAAATTCTTGCACCAGATGACCATTCGAACTCAGGGAGGCGGCGGTGTGATGGGAGTCGGTCTACGGGCGACGCTCAAGACGCTGGTTCGCTTCGGCGCCCCTCCCGAACCGATGTGGCCATCGAATTCCCCCGCAGCGGACTTTCCCACGGACCCGATGCTGTTTGCATTCCGCGGCGACTATGCGAATTTGAAGTTCTATCGCATCGACGATCGCTCCAGCTCAGCGAACGACACCTTGATTGCGATCAAACAGTGGTTGGCATCAGGAGCTCCTTGTTTGTTTGGATTTTCGGTTCCCGATTGCCTTACCACTCACAGCTGGATCCCCCATGAACACGATCGCAGCGGCATTTTGGGCGGGACCGCAGCCATCGCGATGGGATACGACGACGATTTTGTCGAAAATGCCCCGCGGCCTGAACTGCGAGGTGCCTTGCGAATCCGCTGCGGCTGGGGCGACCAGTGGGGCGAGCATGGCTATGGATGGTTGCCCTATCGCTACGTCCTGGAGCGTTGGGCCATCGATTTCTGGGGAGTCCATTACCCGCAACGCCCGAGCGTCTCGGAATGA
- a CDS encoding glycosyltransferase family 61 protein, whose amino-acid sequence MKIREYETPLSGEIVERPLPSNLDPRHRDRFVELQHERLTHPKIEIYQDAEVRGRGPVFSQGRPIAESFAATPCLDRWYRRHGPAKAAIEACLSRPQTLDRPALWITDNWCSNYYHWMCDTLPRLELAAMHCDLPSTTLLLPAQLRRMRFVAESLLTYELKEVRFLHRFERIRCRELTIPSHVASCGNVRPPIIHALRKRFLDQIAQCNETDGSSPQPRRIDSTRIYISRRNAKRRRIENEQDILPILAEHGFATVVAEDLSWLQQLRIFSRAHSVVTNHGAGLTNILMMAPGSQVLEITGDETFSVPCFHSLAAASQLDYRYLVVDQANARKSSHDGHLRVAPSSLDRTLTEMLQPLQRQSA is encoded by the coding sequence GTGAAGATTCGAGAGTATGAGACGCCTCTATCGGGTGAAATCGTCGAGCGGCCTCTTCCTTCGAATTTGGATCCCCGTCATCGCGATCGTTTCGTCGAACTGCAGCATGAACGTTTGACGCATCCCAAGATCGAGATCTATCAAGACGCAGAAGTCCGAGGACGCGGTCCGGTGTTTTCACAGGGCCGTCCCATTGCCGAATCGTTCGCGGCAACGCCGTGCTTAGACCGCTGGTATCGTCGACACGGACCGGCGAAGGCAGCGATCGAAGCATGCCTCAGCCGGCCGCAAACACTCGACAGGCCAGCGCTCTGGATTACCGACAACTGGTGTTCCAACTACTACCACTGGATGTGCGATACTTTGCCGCGACTCGAATTGGCGGCGATGCATTGCGACCTTCCATCGACAACCCTGTTGTTGCCGGCACAGCTCCGGCGAATGAGGTTTGTGGCGGAATCGCTGCTTACGTATGAGCTGAAAGAAGTTCGATTTTTGCATCGATTCGAGCGAATCCGCTGCCGTGAATTAACGATCCCTTCGCACGTCGCGTCTTGCGGCAATGTCCGTCCGCCGATAATCCACGCGTTACGAAAACGGTTCTTGGATCAGATTGCTCAGTGCAATGAAACCGACGGTTCTTCGCCGCAACCTAGGCGAATCGATAGCACACGGATCTATATCAGCCGCCGCAATGCCAAACGTCGACGCATCGAAAACGAGCAAGACATCCTGCCGATCTTAGCCGAACACGGTTTCGCCACGGTGGTGGCCGAAGACCTTAGTTGGCTACAACAGCTACGGATTTTCTCTCGGGCGCACTCGGTGGTGACGAACCATGGCGCGGGCCTGACCAATATCCTGATGATGGCACCGGGATCCCAGGTGCTTGAAATCACAGGCGACGAGACGTTCAGCGTGCCTTGTTTTCATTCGCTCGCCGCGGCGTCCCAACTCGACTACCGGTACTTGGTTGTCGACCAAGCAAACGCTCGAAAATCGTCGCATGATGGGCACCTGCGGGTAGCCCCCTCGTCGCTTGACCGCACCCTCACGGAAATGCTGCAGCCACTGCAACGCCAATCAGCCTAG
- a CDS encoding AlkZ-related protein, which translates to MITTFDEAYQFVLKQKVCTVFGSKDSPYPSLWDHTGLSEQKPSGGGWSPKVKAVWDWKTRIPQTYPDTVFYGKVPGGDAVLMEMQHFRNVHYPVAFKRVCELDPLSQDVYELIRLEPDYTGPLRKRAITRLGCTKSQFDSALKRLQVSLNIVRSNDPKLKNDFWLPMREVHLDIVSQYE; encoded by the coding sequence ATGATCACGACATTCGATGAAGCCTACCAATTTGTGTTGAAGCAAAAGGTTTGCACGGTTTTCGGCAGCAAAGACTCGCCTTACCCCTCGTTGTGGGACCACACGGGATTGTCCGAACAGAAACCCAGCGGTGGCGGATGGAGTCCAAAGGTGAAGGCCGTATGGGACTGGAAGACGCGGATTCCCCAGACCTATCCCGATACTGTGTTCTATGGAAAGGTCCCTGGCGGCGATGCGGTGCTGATGGAGATGCAGCATTTTCGCAATGTGCACTACCCGGTCGCATTCAAGCGGGTTTGCGAATTGGATCCGCTGTCCCAGGACGTGTATGAGCTGATCCGGTTGGAGCCCGATTACACCGGCCCGCTTCGCAAGCGAGCGATCACGCGATTGGGATGTACGAAAAGCCAGTTCGATTCGGCGCTCAAGAGGTTGCAAGTGAGTCTGAACATCGTCCGCTCCAACGACCCGAAACTGAAAAACGATTTCTGGTTGCCGATGCGTGAAGTTCACTTGGACATCGTGAGCCAGTACGAGTGA